In Xiphias gladius isolate SHS-SW01 ecotype Sanya breed wild chromosome 5, ASM1685928v1, whole genome shotgun sequence, the following are encoded in one genomic region:
- the LOC120789710 gene encoding death-associated protein 1 isoform X2, giving the protein MSSPPKEKVETKGGHPPAVKAGGMRIVQKHQPVTASEPTQKDDNEEYVSSSPPKAPVIVSGVVTKTRKIVCRRLRRYQQGDRHPIYPLIPL; this is encoded by the exons ATGTCATCACCGCCGAAGGAGAAAGTCGAAACCAAAGGAGGACACCCCCCTGCAG tgaagGCAGGAGGTATGAGAATAGTGCAAAAGCACCAGCCAGTTACTGCCTCAGAACCAACCCAGAAAGATGACAATGAGGAGTATGTCAGCAGCAG TCCACCAAAGGCCCCCGTGATTGTGTCTGGAGTGGTTACAAAG accaGGAAGATTGTTTGCAGAAGATTGCGGAGATATCAGCAAGGTGACAGGCATCCCATCTATCCCCTGATCCCCCTCTAG